DNA from Prunus persica cultivar Lovell chromosome G6, Prunus_persica_NCBIv2, whole genome shotgun sequence:
aggaaaaaaagataaatgctCTGGAGCTTTTCAAGCCCATTTTATTCTTTAGAAAACATGGATCTTAAAGTTTAGGAGTAAAAGCAGCTTTTCTTGACAGTAGATAGGAAAATTATACCCTAATCTAAACACAAGCACTAGACTTTTCAACCTtggattaattaatattatacgGATCACCTACTCTTTTGTTATTGGTTAATTTTTTCTGTAAAGAGCCAAAGTGGTCAGTAAATGAAGCTGTCCTCGCATAATTAAAGAAAGTtggaaaggagaaaaagaatagATGGCGATGGATGATCATGAGATAAAGCATGCATCCCCATGGTCTTAAAGCTTTTAGCTTTTAGCTTTTAGATCAATTCTTGACTCAAGGAGCTGCATGCACTGGTGCAGTGGAGGACCAAAACCAGAGAGCTAAGCAAGACTGGGTGACAATAGAAATTTAATGTAAAATGTGCATCTTGCTTTGGCATTTCTTAAAAGTTCCAAAAAAGAGATATGGTGGTCCGGCTAGAGAGCCTGTCCGCCATAAAAATTTGGACAAAGGGGAGCTACCAGAAATGATAGCAGATTGATCTTTTCCACTGTGATCAATTGCTGATTTCAAAGCTTTGGTCCCCAAACGCCTTGATGGGTATTTTGCTTTGATCAATAATATCACTTGATAACCTAAAAATAATTGTAGCTTGTGAATAAATGTGGGTCGTTTGATTTATTATTACCTTTGATAATGTTCTTCTTGCATCTTGATAGTCGGTACCTGCATCCAAAATTGAACAGTAGGCATCTTAGATGATACCAAAAACTGAACACAGAGGATCCTGCCATTCAAAGTTGAACAGTAGGGCACTAGAGATGACACCAAAACTTCTCAAATCCAATAATGATATTCTGGACTTGTGATGGGATGACATTATTATCACTACACTgaatattgaaaaaattattgatcAGTACGAGCTAACGTAACATGCCGACGAATTTTCATGGAGAACAATTGTCTATGGTGAATTCCGTACGTTATATTTTAGAGTCCGGCTCAATGTATCGGGCTAACACAAGAATCTCTACGTTAAAGATAGAAATGGGATTGAGATGTTACACATTTATGTAGCATATGCCGTCTGGCTTGCAGGAGATTTAGGCCATTAGCCTATTTTACTCGAGCGTTAAACTGGTAGTGGCAGTAATATAATAATGGGAAACTcagattaaaataaaataaagcagaTGGTTTTCGTAAAGTCAATCTAAATGATCAGAAAGAGTTTCTGAAACTCCCTAACCCCACCTACATGTCATGTAGCAAAGATGCTATTCGCgtcctacttttttttttttttttttctttctttcttgtttcttaAATGTGAGCaaaggcagagagagagagagagagagagagagagagagaagcgaACGACGGTGAGTGCATTTAATCATTTCAGAAAGCCTTAATTTTTAtatctgctgctgctgcagatCAGCTGTGTGAGCATATTGGTGCCAAGGTTTGGTCCTGTGAGCTGTTTATCCCAACACAACTTTTCCcatcatattttccttttaacaAATCCCACATCACATGGCCTCAGTTTTTTCTCCCAAACCATCATAATCATAAATCTCActtgtctttctctctctacctgtttgtgtttgtcaatatagagagaaggagagagagaaacagagatgTGGGATCACTGTGCAGAAAAATTATGAGCACCAAAAGATACTGCGCCACTCTCCATTTGTGGacatgtcttcttcttcttctttcagtGCAATCTTTTGGGCTTGACACAGATGGCCTTCTTCTACTTTCCTTCAAATTCTCCATTCTTCATGACCCTCAACGTGTTCTTGAGACCTGGAATTCGCACGACGACACGCCATGTTCATGGAGAGGTGTCGTTTGCAGAGGCGTGTCGTCTGATACGTACCAAAGAGTCATAGGCTTGGCTCTGCCCAACTCTCAGCTTCTGGGTTCAATCCCATCCAATCTTGGCATGATCCAGCACCTTCAAAGTCTCAATCTTTCCAACAATTCTCTCAATGGGTCTCTGCCAACCTCCATATTCAACGCCACGGAGCTTCGAGTTCTTGATTTGTCGTACAATCTCATCTCCGGTGAGCTGCCAGACACCATATCACAGCTCACCAACCTCCAGCTCCTCAACCTCTCCGACAATGCCTTGGCGGGAAACTTACCCACCAATCTCACTTCTCTCCGCAGCCTAACGATCGTTTCTTTGAAGAACAATTACTTCTCTGGTGGTCTTCCAAGCGGGTTCCAGTCCGTACAGGTTTTAGATCTGTCTTCCAATCTGATCAACGGCTCTCTGCCTTCTGATTTCGGCGGCAACAGTCTGAGTTACTTTAACGTCTCCCACAACGGACTTTCCGGGAAAATCCCACCGCTGTTTTCCGAGATAATTCCAGGTAACGCCAAAACCGACCTCTCATTCAACAATTTCAGTGGCGAAGTTCCGGAATCTCAGGTTTTCATGAACCAAGAAACAGAGTCTTTTCTTGGAAACCCTTATCTGTGTGGCCAGCCAACCAAGAACCCATGTCCTATTCCATCTTCACCCTCTTCTTCACCCAATGTTTCTTCACCAAATTCTCCTCCAGCATTTGCTGCAATTCCCAGGACTTTGAATTCATCGAACCCAGAAGCCATTTCACCAAGATCAGAGAAGGGGCGTTCACGAGAGAGCCAAAGCGGGCTTAGACCAGCAGCCATTGTAGGGATCATAGCTGGTGATATAGCAGGGATTGCACTTcttgctttgattttcttgtaCATATAcagattgaagaaaaagaagaagagcaacAAGGCTGAGATCACCACAACGCTCAAGAAAGAAGCTAATTCCAATTCTACACCACCAGTCAATGATTGGTCTTCTTCCTCATCAGAATCAAAAGGGTTCACAAGATGGTCTTGTTTGAGAAAGAGAaccgaagaagaagagagctCAGATACCACCGCCTCCGACACTGAAGATCATCAAACGGACCAAAATGCTCAAAAGGGTCAAGAAATCAAACGCCAACAAGAGCAGGAACAGAGCAAAGGCGGGACCTTGGTGACTGTTGACGGTGAAAAGGCGCTTGAGCTCGAGACACTACTCAAAGCTTCAGCTTACATCCTTGGAGCCACTGGTTCAAGCATAATGTACAAGGCGGTTCTTGAAGATGGCAGTTCCCTAGCGGTTCGCAGAATCGGCGAGCACAGTGTGGACCGGTTCAAGGATTTTGAGAACCAAGTGAAGCTGGTGGCCAAGTTAGTCCACCCAAATCTGGTTCGAATTCGTGGGTTCTATTGGGGGGTGGAAGAGAAGCTCATCATCTATGACTTCGTCCCAAATGGCAGCCTCGCAAACGCCCGTTACAGTGAgttctctgtctctgtctctctctatgttgctctctgtgtgtgtgtgtgtatgcgCATGTTAGTGGAACAGTATTGGTCTTTACTAAAGTGCGCCAGGGGAGACCATGACGGTGGAGTGGGTGCACCTAAAGCTTTGTTTTTTAATGCAAGAGAAGTCAACCATCAGCGGTGGAGTTTTGCCATTTCTTACCCCATAGGTCTTCTGATAGCGATGACCAAATCAATAATTTAGAACACATAATGTGCCAAATGTTTTTGTGCTTGGGTCGCTTTCTGTAGGTTTGTCTCTGTTTTTGCTTTGTCCAATATGTGacagtgagtgagtgagtgtgTGTGACTGAGATTTTCAACTTGCGCCATGATTGAAAAGTCTGATGCTCATTACTTACCAGAATTAGAATTTTGAGACTCATTTTAGGATGTGAAATTTTCAGGGAAAGTGGGCTCCTCGCCTTGTCATCTACCATGGGAAGCTAGGCTCAGGATAGCGAAAGGCGTAGCCCGTGGGCTTGCGTACCTCCATGAGAAGAAGCACGTCCACGGAAACCTCAAGCCCACCAACATTCTCTTGGACAATGACATGGAGCCCAAAATTGGCGATTTTGGACTCGAGAGACTTTTGTCGGGCGACACTAGCTACAAAATTGGAAGCTCAATCCGAAATTTCGGAAGCAAGAGATCGACCACCTCGCGAGATAGCTTTCAAGATTTTGGGCTTGGGCCTAGTCCGGGCCCAAGTCCGAGCCCTAGTTCCATGGGCGCATCGCCTTACCATGCACCGGAGTCGCTTCGGAGCCTAAAGCCCAACCCAAAGTGGGATGCGTACTCATTTGGGGTGATATTGCTTGAGCTACTAACAGGGAAAGTTGTGATTGTGGATGAGACAGGGCAGGGCCTTGGGCTTGCAGTTGATGACACAAGCAGGGCTTTCAGGATGGCAGATATGGCAATTAGGGCTGAGTTGGAGGGCAAAGAGGAGGCCTTGTTGGCCTGCTTCAAGTTAGGGTATAATTGTGCCTCACCTGTCCCACAAAAGAGACCAGCAATGAAAGAAGCCCTGCAAGTCCTTGAGAAATTcccatcttcatcatcatcatcatattaTTATGGCCACTAATGACATGTTTTTTACCCTTTTAATTTGTAGAGAGAGATGTATCTATGTATGATTGACGGATAGTCTTTGTAGTTGGTTCAtccttcccaatttttttcttttttcagtatGAATccatctgtttttttttctttggagaTTGGTCCTTGTATCTGGTTCAGATGTTGATTGGCTAATAATAATGTTCCATAGTCAACAGAGACTGCACATTAAGTTTGTTGGGTCAATTGATTAGGTATGTTGATGTTGATGAAATACTTCCTTAATTGATGGTGGCTTGCGTATGAGCTATCAACAACAACCACATTACACATATCTATGTCTTCGTGCTTCATTTTCATTGATGGTTGATTTTATCTCATAACAACGAAGAATGATTAGGACTCGTGTGGTTAAAGATTTAGGGTCTGTTTGGTATTCAACTTGAATTCAACCttttaaacttaaaaacagaatttgagtccaaaacaaagaaaatctgTTTGGTAgccctatttttaaaaactcaaactcaagaacaactaaaaaacacccaaattattaaaaacaaaaaatatatgttttttcaatttttttttacaacccacaaattctcaaatgtttaagatttgaaaacaattttcaaattacgtaccaaacaagtttttgaatcttacaaatagatttaagaactccttatttttaagaaaaattaaagtttttGAGTTCCCTATTTAAATAGAATACCAAACACAATGGGTATAAAATTACGTTATCATGTTTGGTAAGCATGATGAAATTTCAGTGCACTTTTTTGGCACCCATGttctaaattttaaatacCATTCTAATAGTAataatttgattaaaaaaaaagtaaggttattgtaaaaaaaaaataatatgaatgGGAAAAAATGGTATCTCATTATGCATTTTTCCCAACGTTCCTAAAAAAGGCAATTAAAATATTggcttaaatgttaaaatggtccctgtgttttatctcataggccaatttagtccccgTGTTATCAATTTGGCTAATTTGGTCCttgtgtttgtatatgttaGTCAATGTGGTCAAttcctttaaaaatataaaattaatttttaaaaaaatgtaattgatgataaaatttttaattcaaactgaaaatggaatatatttcttttaaatttcaccTTCCCCAATTCACGCACACACCTCAACCATCTCCTAAACCcagccaccatcaccaccaccactccaaccccaaaaccataGCCACCCTCACCACCATTCCAACCCCACCTAAACTacaacaactctctctctctctctctctctctctctctctctctctctgacaaATCATGAAGATCATCATAGCCAGTCACCGTAAGCTTGACGGCTCTACCACCAATTGATCATCCTGGCTGTAGCAAAAGTCGATGACATCCAGACCCATGGAtcggagaggagagagagatgaagggtagagtatgagaaaatcttaaacagaagatagaagaaaatTTGCAGCAAGAAAAGAGTAAGCATCAATTCTACTaagaaccctttttttttttttcctacgaGAATCGAGACCATTGGAGGTTGAGGTTGTGTGAgttttaatcattttagcattattattatttgagtttaaatctttacaattaattacaaaattttaaattaattttaaatgttcttttttaaggttttaacataattttgacTAAAAGGATCAAATTTGTTAACAGATACAAACacagggactaaattggccaaattaataacacaaggactaaattggccgataagataaaacacaaggaccatttcaacatttaagccTAAAATATTTCCTTCGTATTTTGTAAGACCAAACATGGAATTTCATTTCGCGAATCAAACAAGCCTCAATTGGTAGGATAACCGGAATATTGGGCTCAACACAGTTATGGACTTCCCTTGTAGAAAAGCCCAAATATCCAGTCTCCAGAAAAAGCGGTTGGTCCGACAACaacttttgaatttaaaaatatcCCGCTCCCCTTAAAATCCCTCCCATTTTTAAATTCCAccctcactcactctctctctgtgcctCACATTCAGACATTAAAGTCTTCATCTCTTCCTCTTCAGAGACGCAGAGGACTTAAGACAGAGAAATCGCCGAAATCTCAGAAGCACATAGATACTCCGAAAATGGCGACGAATATCGGAATGATGGATGGGGCTTACTTCGTAGGCAGATCTGAGATCTTGGCCTGGATCAACTCCACTCTGCATCTCAATCTCAACAAAGTCGAAGAGGTTTTTTCCTCCGAACCCTAACCTTAACCTTTACTTTTCGAATTACTGTTTTCTTATTCGATTTTTTCCGATCTGTGCTTCTCAGGCTTGTTCCGGTGCTGTTCAATGCCAGCTCATGGATGCGGTTCATAACGGTATGGTGCCGATGCACAAGGTGAACTTTGATGCCAAGAGCGAGTATGAGATGATTCAGAACTACAAGGTCCTTCAGGACGTCTttaacaaactcaaaatcacCAAGGTCTATCTCTAACTGTGATTAAttgcttttcctttttaaatttaatcgGATGTTATGTGGATCTGCAAGTTTTCTTTAACTTCtgttataaaatttaattaaataatttctgtctctttacctttttttttgtcttgctctgtgtgtttgtgtttgggGTTTTTAGCACATTGAGGTGAGCAAGCTTGTGAAAGGAAGGCCGCTGGATAATTTGGAGTTCATGCAATGGATGAAGCGATACTGTGATTCTGTTAATGGAGGCAGCATGAACACGTAAGTTCTACCCCTAATTCTGTTTTTGTTGATCCTTCATTTACTAACtgaatttttcatgttttccttttcctattATATGTGGACTTAAAATGACATTTTGGTGTGATTTGAATTACCAACTCTTTGTAGTTATCTTTAGGCTTGctgaataatttttaaatcgATTTGGGTTCTTCCATGCTGAGATGCACAATGCAAATTCTTGTCGAACTTCCCTTTTGATCCAATTTGCTGCCTCTATTAGAATCAAAATTCACAAGTCTTTTATAGCTATGCTCACTCGTTTGATTTGTGTTTGCAAGCACGTTGCTGTTGTTTGGTAGTGCCACGGAGTTTTATTTACTCCGTTGTGCACAACATGATGTTGTCCGGTCACCATTGATGGGTTAAAGTCGGATCTTTTTGTAATAAATCTTATGAGTTTTGTGCAATATGAGCTTCTATGTAGATGATGTTCAAAATAGAATGGGTGAATTAATTAGGCTCAAGTGTGCACTCGTCAATTATAAGCAGTGTTCCTTTTTTGCTGCCTACTTTAGCGAAAAATTATTCATTCTTTGGATAGGTTGAATGGCCTTTCAGctgaaaaataaatgttaATTTGAACTCtctgataaatatatttattatcaTTGTCAGTTACAATGCTCTAGAAAGGAGAGATGCTTGCAAAGGTGGGAAAGAAGCACACAAAAGAGGTGCCCAATCACAAACATCAGCCAAGGGTGCAGCAGCTTCCCAAAGATCTCACTCCTCCCACACTGCTCGAAGAAATGATGTACCACCTTCTGTGAACTCTACAAGTCAATCCGGGAAGATCTCAAGACCTGCTTCTAGTGGAGGCCCTGCTCCCCCTGTATATGACGAACAGGTACTTTTAGTCACTGGTGCAGGAGTGAGAATTCTGTTAATGAATTTAGAGTAGTCTAATACTTGTTTTAATGCAGATCACGGAGTTGAAACTATCAGTGGATAGCCTTGAAAAGGAGAGGGATTTCTACTTTGCAAAGCTCCGGGATATTGAGATACTTTGCCAGAATCCTGAGATTGAGCACTTAAATGTACTGTATTTTCactctttgttttcaaaatgacgactacaaaaagaacaaatgcCAATTTACCGTTTCAATTCTTTATGCAGGTTGTTGCTGCTATACAGAAGATTCTTTATGCTACCGAAGATGATGCATCGGTGGTAGCAGATGCTCAAGCTATGTTATCTCGCCCCTCAAAGGAAGCAGACCTGTTGAGTCCGATTGCAGAGGTTTCCGAGGAGAAGGTTAGCTCAGAGACTCAAAAGAGGAAAACTTATCTCAATCTTGATGTTGATGCTGCTGCCATCACAACATTATCTCCCAAGCAAAGGATTTCTGATGCTTCTGATGTCCATTGTAGTGGGTCACCCCTTATGACTTACTGATGCATTCTCTCAGTTCCGTCTTTCTGAAAACAGTCTTCCATTGAACTTCTTACCGATATATTTCTTatcctatatatttttttttatatatatgtcaaaatGTAGTTCAACAAGTAATGGTAGGGACATGGGATATTATTCATCCCTTGTTCGATTGAGAGAAGTCTCGTGCTTTTTGTGTTGTAAGCTAGAAGGTATAtgaatgaaatattttcatttcagcTGCAGGGATTTTGTGCTAGTTGTTTTAGCCGTCGTTCTAATACAATGTTTACccgtcgtttttttttttggtactgaaagaaaaacatttttttgggtacataagagcatccacaatgatgctctctattttttagctaaaaatataagaaagctattttaggagctctctaaaaatttcaaatctaACCATACTCTCTAATTTggagagtcataaatgctataactcttttttgattggtccatctttattaaaaaataaaataaaaaatagttagcattaaataaaggtttgaaatacttattaaataaaacagcattaaattatagggagtcaCTAGGAgtcttttttctctcctcagatttaggagctcctagaggacTTCCTATTTTAGAAGGTGGATAAAgagtatggttggagttgcatttttacaattcctccctaaaatttgtctaaggaggTGGATTAGCGagcccattgtggatgctcccttcgatttttctaataaAAGAAGGAAATCTAAGATCTAAAAATGGTTAACTTGTGGATGCCAAGGGTCCTGCTCCTTCGGCTAAATAATCTCCTTTGAAAGACCATGTAAAACAACACCAAAAACTAAgagataaattttaaataattcatCTCCCCGAAAGAAGTTTTTTGAGTTATTTGATAACCTCCAAAATGAATGCACAAGCCATCAAGGTATCTTCCCCAATCTCTATCTCTAGTCTcacgttttttttcttcttcatcatattCCTTCGTTTTGTATATCAATCTTTGTGAAATTCATACAGGAAGTGAAGGACAAAAATGCACAAAGTCCCAAAGAGACAAAGGTGAACACAGTAGACGTCCGGTCATCGGCGGGGCAGCAAGGCCATGAACAGAGTAATGTGCAGGTGGTTCACCAGCCACATCCCTCTGCGAAAACAAATACCAGCGGCGGTGTCCTGACCGGTGCTGCCGCTGCCGTGGCAACTGCCCTTCAGTCCGCCAAGGATGCTATCTCCAAACACGAATAGCAACATTACATTTCGGACCTTGTTATCAGCATTGCATACGAGCatttattgaaagaaaaaaagaaaaagtaaaagtagtttgttttgttaagtttttatttgcCATTTGCAGAAAGAAATGCAAATATTATGATATACATGATGCATGTATGATGTTCTTGTTTGGATAGGCTTTTTCTGTGGCTGGATTATATGGTTTTCAGTTTTAGGCTGGTAGAAACTTGCTACTCTGCTTGGAAGCTTATGCATTGCATAGAAACACGTATTAATTCTTTTATGTTATAAATTTTGGATCAAATACAATCTTCCAATAACTGTTATGTAATTGTTCAATATTGATGCATTAGCGTTTATGGTAATTAtttaaaacatgaaaatgcGTTGAGATTTGTGGAGTACATGAACTCTAGCACACCATCCCAATACCCCATTACCTATCACCACACCATGGGTGTCATATAAGAGGTGGATAATGACATAGAAAATCTTTAGTGAGGACTTTCTTGTCACGTAACAGGTTGAGTGACATGTATTATCCAATTAAAATATGTCGTGTTATCTACTTAAGTTTGTCTTCCACGATAAATAAGTCAAACGACGTGCCAGGTTGAGTGACATATACCGTCCAATTAAAACCTATAACCTATCAAGTCTTCTTTAGTTTTTCTCCCCCAATACACAGGTCAAGTCAGTGATAGGTTGAATGACAAGCATCCTCCAGTTAAAACATGCCGTGTGTTCCCCACTTAAgttcttctttcttgttcaCCTCTATATAATTACTCTTGTTGcagcaaaatatatatatatatatatatataattttactCCTATATAAGGAGGCAAAGCAATCTTCCATCCCCAGATTATTCCGCTAGGTATAATCCTAAACGGTGGATATTTGATGAGCAGGTTCTATCCTATCCACATTCTTTTTTTCCCGCCAACTTGCAACCTGTAGATATGACAGACATTCCCATCCCAACACAGCTGTGGGCTGTGGCATGAAATTCTTGTCAAACAAGTTAAAGCAATTgttctttattcttctctaaTCTTCATCAGAATCCAATTCTCTTGcccctttctttccttttctgcCACTTGCCATAcatacatttcattatttgtTATATAACACAAgcaaaatatatttccttttgcctCCCTCTGCTTGAATCACCAcaccttttctttctcctctgaTTTTCTGCTCTGGTAATTCAaccctccaatttcttcctcGTGTATTGATTaaagggtttttctttttcttttattgatcCTCTATTGTTCAACTGCCCTTTTGATTGAACCAGTCAGCAGCAATGGGTATGGCAATATCTAGGATGGTGAAGATGCTCTTTGCAAGGAAAGAAATGAGAATACTAATGGTGGGTCTTGATGCTGCTGGAAAAACCACCATCCTCTACAAGCTCAAACTTGGAGAGGTTGTCACAACCATTCCCACAATTGGTATCCACTTCGAATCGATTACCCCGAATTTTTGCTTCATGTTTTTTCTTGAACTTGATATGTACCTATTCAAATTGGAATTAAGCAATTCTGCTTTGaacttttgattgatttttcttctgtGACCAGGGTTCAATGTGGAAACTGTTGAATACAAAAATGTAAGCTTCACTGTCTGGGATGTAGGAGGACAAGACAAGGTACTAACTTTGATTCTCTAAACTAGTTCTATCttagtttctttttaattaaacacTGAAAACTTAACATAGTTCGTGGGGGTTACTTAAGCTTAATGGGAACTTGATCTTGATTATCATGTGCTATGTGTAGATTCGGCCACTATGGAGACACTATTTTCAGAACACTCAGGGTCTTATCTTTGTAGTGGATAGCAATGATAGAGACAGGGTTTCAGAAGCCAGAGATGAGCTCCACCGAATGCTTAGTGAGGTCAGTTCCTTACAGTTTCTTCTACAAATTATCATCAGAACAATTTTGCAGAATACAAATGTTCTTCTTTGCTGCTGCAGGATGAACTCCGTGAAGCGACACTGCTTGTGTTTGCCAACAAGCAAGATCTTCCAAATGCCATGAGTGTTTCTGAGATCACTGATAAGCTTGGCCTGCATTCACTCCGCCAACGCCGCTGGTAAAAACCAAACCATGCCACATACATACTATTCTAATAATCCTCAACCAATTGTTTATGAGAACTACATGATCAGGAATGTTGTCTTGTTAGATAGTGGGACATGTTATGTGGTTAGACTTAAAATAAGATTGAGGATTGAACGTTCAAATGTGATCCACCTAATCAACGGTCTTGATTTACAGTctgaaaaagaacaaattacTCTTAAACGGTTCTCGATTTTATAATTTCTGCTGGGTTAAAATATTGTTCTTATGGCTTCTGGATTTTAATATGTGCAGGTACATTCAGGCTGCTTGTGCCACCTCTGGCCAAGGACTTTATGAGGGGCTTGATTGGCTATCCAGCAACATCTCAAGCAAGGCACGATAAGCCAGGCTCCTTCAGCctcttatttcttattttagcAAATGTTTGATTGTATATCTAGTACTGGAAAGTACTTGTATAGATATTGTCTGTCTTTCTATGCAGACATAATCCAGTCAGGCTGCCAAGAAGACTTTGTAGTCCTCCTAAAGGACAAACCTTGTAACTAAGATTAATTTACTTT
Protein-coding regions in this window:
- the LOC18772252 gene encoding probable LRR receptor-like serine/threonine-protein kinase At4g37250, which gives rise to MSTKRYCATLHLWTCLLLLLSVQSFGLDTDGLLLLSFKFSILHDPQRVLETWNSHDDTPCSWRGVVCRGVSSDTYQRVIGLALPNSQLLGSIPSNLGMIQHLQSLNLSNNSLNGSLPTSIFNATELRVLDLSYNLISGELPDTISQLTNLQLLNLSDNALAGNLPTNLTSLRSLTIVSLKNNYFSGGLPSGFQSVQVLDLSSNLINGSLPSDFGGNSLSYFNVSHNGLSGKIPPLFSEIIPGNAKTDLSFNNFSGEVPESQVFMNQETESFLGNPYLCGQPTKNPCPIPSSPSSSPNVSSPNSPPAFAAIPRTLNSSNPEAISPRSEKGRSRESQSGLRPAAIVGIIAGDIAGIALLALIFLYIYRLKKKKKSNKAEITTTLKKEANSNSTPPVNDWSSSSSESKGFTRWSCLRKRTEEEESSDTTASDTEDHQTDQNAQKGQEIKRQQEQEQSKGGTLVTVDGEKALELETLLKASAYILGATGSSIMYKAVLEDGSSLAVRRIGEHSVDRFKDFENQVKLVAKLVHPNLVRIRGFYWGVEEKLIIYDFVPNGSLANARYRKVGSSPCHLPWEARLRIAKGVARGLAYLHEKKHVHGNLKPTNILLDNDMEPKIGDFGLERLLSGDTSYKIGSSIRNFGSKRSTTSRDSFQDFGLGPSPGPSPSPSSMGASPYHAPESLRSLKPNPKWDAYSFGVILLELLTGKVVIVDETGQGLGLAVDDTSRAFRMADMAIRAELEGKEEALLACFKLGYNCASPVPQKRPAMKEALQVLEKFPSSSSSSYYYGH
- the LOC18774957 gene encoding microtubule-associated protein RP/EB family member 1C, which translates into the protein MATNIGMMDGAYFVGRSEILAWINSTLHLNLNKVEEACSGAVQCQLMDAVHNGMVPMHKVNFDAKSEYEMIQNYKVLQDVFNKLKITKHIEVSKLVKGRPLDNLEFMQWMKRYCDSVNGGSMNTYNALERRDACKGGKEAHKRGAQSQTSAKGAAASQRSHSSHTARRNDVPPSVNSTSQSGKISRPASSGGPAPPVYDEQITELKLSVDSLEKERDFYFAKLRDIEILCQNPEIEHLNVVAAIQKILYATEDDASVVADAQAMLSRPSKEADLLSPIAEVSEEKVSSETQKRKTYLNLDVDAAAITTLSPKQRISDASDVHCSGSPLMTY
- the LOC18772490 gene encoding uncharacterized protein LOC18772490 translates to MNAQAIKEVKDKNAQSPKETKVNTVDVRSSAGQQGHEQSNVQVVHQPHPSAKTNTSGGVLTGAAAAVATALQSAKDAISKHE
- the LOC18773195 gene encoding ADP-ribosylation factor 1, with translation MGMAISRMVKMLFARKEMRILMVGLDAAGKTTILYKLKLGEVVTTIPTIGFNVETVEYKNVSFTVWDVGGQDKIRPLWRHYFQNTQGLIFVVDSNDRDRVSEARDELHRMLSEDELREATLLVFANKQDLPNAMSVSEITDKLGLHSLRQRRWYIQAACATSGQGLYEGLDWLSSNISSKAR